The nucleotide window CCGCCTCGATGCAGCACAACACGGTGCAGGTGCGTCCGGGCGTGCAGGCCGGGGGGCCGGGGCGTGAGGCGGGGCTGGAGCGGCAGTCCCCGGAGCGCGTCGCCGCGGACCCGGGGTGGCAGGCGTCGAACCAGCCTGTGGAGCAGCACTTCGGTGTCGAGCAGGGCGGGCCGGCGCTGTCCGGCCCGAGCCGCTGAGGCGGGGGCCGACTCATGCGGATGGCGGAGAGCAAGGTGTCGTGGAGCGGCGAGGTGGCTGCGCCTCCTCGGGTGTTGCGTGAGGACCGGGGCGGCACGCTGGGTCCGGCGTGTGTCGTCGTCCCGCTGATCGCCCCGGCCCGCGAGGACGGGGGCGACCGGGCGTATGCCGAGATGGTGCTGGTGGCCGGTGAGGTCGGGGACGAGCCAACGTGGCAGTCGCGTGCGGCCGTGGAGGCGCTGACCACGTTGCAGGTCGGGGACAAGGCGTTTGGGATCGGGGCGTGGGAGCTGTTCGACGCCAACGTGCAGTGGGCCGAGCACGCCGGTGAGCGGACTGGCCCGGGTGCGGGCGGGTCGGTGCAGGTGGATCGGATCACCGCGCGGGTGTTCGGTCGGGGTGACTACGGCGGCTCCGACTACGAGCGGATGGGCGCCGAGGGTCAGGGGCTGGTGCTGCGTGAGGAGCACGTCAAGGACGCCTTCGTGGTCCAGGACTGGGGGCAGGCGCTGTGCCCGGCGGGGCTGATCCGTGAGGGCGAGCAGGGGCCGGACGGTGAGCGTCTGGTGGTGCGTCCGTTGGTCTCGGCGGCCGAGGCGCGTGAGGCGCTGTGGACGACGCCGACGCACACCTACCTGCCCGCGTGGAAGGTCCAGCAGCAGGTAGCCCGGTCGCAGGTCGATCAGGCCGTCGAGGCGATGACCCGGGGGGAGCTGGGTGTGTCCGCCCTGAGCATGCCCGGGACCGACGGCGTGAGCCGCTGAGGACAGAGGAGAGCAGATCATGATGCTGGAGTCGAACAAGTACGTCGTCGGGGAGGTCGCGGGGCCGCCGCGCGTGCTGGCACCCCAGGGAGCTGGTGAGCTGGGCGACTTCGCCGTGGTCATCCCGCTGAAGGTGAAGAACCGGTTCGAGGGGCAGCCGGACTACTGGGACGTGGTGATCGACGCGGGCGAGGACCCGACCGAGCCGGGCCCGCTCTCGGCGCGCGGGCAGGCGGTGCTCGAGCAGGTGCACCAGGGTGACCTGGTGGGCGTGGCGGGTGACTGGCACGTGATGGCCTCGGCGGCGTCGCCGGGCACCGTGTCGATGCAGACGCACCGGCTGTACGCCATGGAGATCAACGACGGCGACGGCAACCCGCTGAAGGTGGACCCGGAGGCGGTCATGCCCCCGATGGATCCTCGGGAGCCGTTCGTGGTGGAGGACTGGAATGCTCCGCTGTACCCGCGCGGGGCGTTCCTGGAGCGGGAGCCGTGGGACGAGAGCCGGCTCGAGCTGGGGCAGGCCTCGAAGCAGGTCATGCGGCCGTTGACCTCGGCGCAGGAGGCCAAGGAGGCGGTGTGGACCACGCCGATGCACCGGCGGCCGCACGCGCTGGCCGAGCGTGGCGTGGAGCCGCGTGAGCAGCCGGCGCCGCAGGTGCAGGTGCGTGCCACCGATGCGGAGCTGGAGCAGGCCGGTGTGGACCGGGAGGAGCTCACGCGCGGGGCGCGCCGGCTGTCCTTGGAGTTGGGGGCGCAGTTCCTGCCGCGTGAGGCGGATCGCCGCTCGGCGGCCGAGGCGCTGGAGGCCATGGAGCCCCGTCGCGGTGCTCGGCCGGCGCGGGCGACGTGGACGCCGGAGAACCCGCGCGCGACGACGGCCCAGCGGCGGGTGCCCAAGGCCGCCGGCTCCGAGATCGACCGGGCGGCCGAGGCCATGGCCCGTGGGCAGGTGCCCAGTCCCGGGGTGTCCGGGCCGGAGGGATCCGGCCCGTCCCGCTGACCCTTCGGACCGAGGTGCGGTCCACACGATTCGATCCACAGCACTGGTGAGGCAGTCGTCTTGACTTCCCGCCGGTGTTGTGGAGTTATGTCAAGTAGTTGCGGAGAGAGCAATGGCACGTAGAAAGTCCGCGGGGCCGGTGTCGGGGCAGATGTCGTTGTTTGACATGGCCTTAGCGCAGGACGAAGCACAGGGAATCCAGGAGGAACGTGATGGAGCAGTTCGAGAGCGAGACCAGCGACCTGATGCTTCTGCAGCAGTCGGTTCGGGCACAAGCGGAGACCGAGTGGGAGGCCGATCCGACCGTGTGGCAGAGGCTGGACGAGGAGACGGCGTACTACGATCCGTCCCCGGATCGGATGGGGGTGTACGCGGACCCGGACGTGCTGGAGGAGTACCCGACGGTGGCCGAGGCGATGCTGAGCCTTCCGCGGTACCAGGGGGTGAGCCCGGAGTTCGGGAGGTACCTGCGGGCGATCGTGCTGACCAGGCACGCACAGCTGGCCCCGGATCGGGTGAGCCCGGTGGGGAGAGCGGAGTTCGAGGCGATGCGGCCGGAGGCTCAGCTGGCCGCGGGGCTGAGGCTCCAGGCGCTGGCGGACGAGGTGTTCTCCTGGATGAGCGGCCAGGGGATGGACCCGTTCCCGGGTCGGAGCGAGCTGCCGCGTCTGGTGACCGACGAGGTGCGCGAGGTGATGCTGACGCCGCAGGGCTGACCGGCCAGCCGGGGGCGGACACGCCGGAGGCTGACCGGTCAGACCGGTTCAGCGATATGACCCGCCGGGTGCTGGCCGGTGGGCTGCCGTATGAGCCGGACAGTGTGGCCGACCGGCAGGCGCGGGCGAACATGGAGGCGGACACGACCCCGGACACCACGGTATCTGCCCAGGTCAGCGGCCCGGACACGGGCGTGGCCGCCCCGGAGGCGGCGGACAGCGGGGCGGACACCACCGCGGACACAGACACCGCCAGGACCGGCGTGGTGACCGCCGGTGGCCAACCGTGGACAGGGGGCTCGCGGCGTCCGGCCAGGTGGCAGGACAGGCTGACCGCGAACGTGGCCGCGCTGGAGGTGCTGGCCACGCTGGAGCAGGAGGCGCGGCCGGCGACCGAGGCCGAGCAGCAGACGCTGGCCGGGTGGTCGGCGTGGGGGGCGCTGCCGTTCGTGTTCGACGAGGCGGACGAGCGGGTGGCCACGCAGGACCGGGAGCGGGTGCGGGAGCTGCTGGGTCCGGTGGGCTGGTCCCAGGCGCGGGCGACGACGCTGAACGCGCACTACACGGACCCGGCGGTCGCGGCGGCGATGTGGTCGGCGCTGGGCTCGGCCGGCTTCGAGGACGGGGCGGTGCTGGAGCCGGGGTGCGGGTCCGGGGAGTTCATGGGCGCCGCCCCGGCGGGGGCGCAGATGGTCGGTGTGGAGCTGGATGAGACGACGGCGCGGGTGGCCGCGTACCTGCACCCCGACCAGCAGGTGATGGCGGCCGGGTTCGAGAAGACGATGTTCCCGGAGAACTCGTTCTCCGCGGCGGTCGGCAACGTGCCCTTCGGGGGCTACTCGGTGGTGGACAAGACCCACAACGGGCAGGGTCACTCGATCCACAACCACTTCATCCTGAAGTCGTTGCGGCTGACCGCGCCGGGTGGGTACGTGGCCGTGATGACCTCCACGCACACGATGGACGCCAAGCGCGAGACCGCGCGGCGGGAGATGGCCCGGTACGCCGACCTGGTGGGCGCGGTGCGTCTGCCCAACGGGGCCATGGCGGCCTCGGCCGGCACGGACGTGAAGACGGACGTGCTCGTGTTCCGCCGGCGCAAGCCCACCGAGAAGGTGGACCAGGACCGGGTGGCCGGGTGGGTGGAGGCGGAAACGCTGGCGGTGCGGGACCCGGAGGGCAACGAGCACGAGGTCAACTACTCGAAGTGGTTCAAGGATCACCCCGAGCGGGTGGTCGGAGAGGCCGGCTACGCCAGTAGCGCGTTCGGGCCGAGCTACGCGGTCCGGGCTGAGGCGGACGTGGATGTGGCCGAGCAGGTGGAGGTGTTGCTGACCGAGCAGATGCTCGACGCCCGGTTCGGTGGGTCCAGTGCGCTGTCCTACGCCCCCGAGGTGGCTGAGGGGGTGGCGGTGGACACGAGCCCTGGTCTGCGGTTCGCCCCGGAGCCCGAGGCTCAGATCGGGCATGTGCGGCACAACGCGGGGGGCTGGTTCGAGCAGTACCGTGCGGGGCTGACGTGGGAGCGGGTGAAGATCGCCCGTCCCCTGTTCGCGCAGGCCAAGTCGTTGCTGGCCATGCGGGACAAGGCCACGGAGGTGCTGGCCGCTCAGCGCACGGGTGCGCCCGAGGCCGAGCGGGAGCAGCTGCGCGGGGAGCTGCGTGGGCTGTGGGAGTCCTACGTGGGCTACCACGGGCCGATCTCGCGCGGCGAGGACAAGTACGGGCCGCCGTCGAAGGCGGACCGTGATCGGATGTTGCGTGAGCTGGAGACGCAGTGGCGTGACAGCCTGCCGCAGGACGGCGACGTCGCGCCGGCGGACGTGCCCGTGCCGGAGGACCTCGCGGCCGAGTGGTTGGAGGCGGCGACCGCCTCGGAGTTCAAGAAGCGGGAGCAGAAGCACCTGGAGTTCCTGGCCGGGGACCCGAAGCTGGGGCTGATCCGTTCGCTGGAGGTGTACGACGAGGCCACGAACTCGGCCACGCCGGCACCGATCATGACCCGGGATGTGGTGCAACACCGGACCCGTCCGGAGCGTGCGGAGTCCGTGGAGGACGCGATTGCCATCAGCATGGACGAGTCCCGGACCGTGGACGTGGGCCGGGTGGCTGAGCTGCTGGGCGTGGACCGGGCGCAGGCGCGTGAGCGCATGTCCGGTGAGGTGTTCCAGGTGCCCGGCACTGAGGAGCTGGTGCCCAAGACGACGTACCTGTCCGGGAACGTGCGCGCCAAGCTCGCGGCGGCGCGTGAGGCCGCGCAGGCCGACGCGGCGTTCCGGGAGAACGTGGCCGCCCTAGAGGCCGTGGTCCCGGCGGAGATCGCGCTGGCGGACGTGTCGGTGAATCCGGGCGTGCGGTGGGTGCCCGAGGACGTGTACGCGCAGTTCGTCTCGGAGACGCTGAAAGCCCAATGCCAGGTGCAGCTGAATCCGGGCACGGACGCCTGGGAGATTGAGGTCCCCAAGGGTGGGGTCGCCCCGGATGTGCGGTATCGGTGGGGCGTGGAGAAGCGCACGCCGGCTCAGCTGATGACCGCGGCGATGAACATGAAGACCGTGACCGTGACCGTGGAGCTCGAGGAGGGCAAGCGGGTCAAGGACGAAAAGGCCACGGCGGCCGCCCGGGCGAAGGTCGAGGAGATCCGGGCTGAGTTCGGGGTCTGGATGATGCAGGACCCGGCGCGCGTGGAGCGGTTGCAGGAGCTCTACAACGACGCCTTCAACGCCCACGTGGCCCCGGACTACTCGGGCGCCGGTGCGCGGCTGTCCCTGCCGGGGCTGAACGAGTCGATGACCCCGTACTCCTACCAGCGGGCGGCGGTGGCCCGGGCGGTGTCCGAGCCGACCGTTCTGCTGGACCATGTGGTGGGCGCCGGCAAGACCGGCACGATGATCATGTCCGCGATGGAGCTCAAGCGCACCGGGATCGTGGCCAAGCCGTGCATGGTGGTCCCGAACCACCTGGTGGACCAGATCGCCACGGAGGCCACGCAGTGGTACCCGGACGCGAACGTGATCGCGGTGCCCACGGGGCTGGCCGCCCCGGCCCGGCAGGAGTGGATGGCGCAGGTCGGGGCCGGGGACTGGGACCTGGTGGTCATGCCCCAGACCACGTTCGAGAAGGTCCAGATCGACCCGGTGAAGCAGGCCGAGTGGCTCAAGCAGTCCCAGGACGAGCTCGAGGCGGCCACGGCCGGGCAGGACCAGGACGCCGGCTGGGTGAAGCGGTCGGAGAAGGCGAAGAAGGCGCTGGAGCGTCAGCACGAAAAGATCGCGGCGAACACCGATCCGGGGGTCACGTTCGAGGAGACGGGCATCGACTACCTGCTGGTGGACGAGGCGCACATGTTCAAGAACCTGGCCCGGTCCTCAGACCTGGCCGAGCTGGCATGCTCGGGGTCCCAGCGGGCCATGGACCTGGACTTCAAGCTGCGCGCGCTGCGGGAGGTCAAGACGGAGGCGGCGGAGCGGGCCGGTGTGGCCGGTCCGGGGTACCTGCCGGCGGTGGCCACGTTCGCCACGGGCACCCCGGTGGCCAACAACATGGCCGAGATGTGGGTGATGCAGCACTACCTGCGCCCGGACCTGCTGGAGGCCGCTCGCGTGGACACCGTGACCGCCTGGGGTCAGGCGTTCACGAAGGTCAAGCCCCAGCTGCGGCCCACGGTGACCGGCGACGGCTACCAGCAGGTGATCAAGGTGGCCGAGTACGTGAACGTGCCCGAGCTGCTGTCGATCAACTCCGCGTTCACCGACGTCGTGCTCCGGGACCAGCTGGAGACGACCCTGCCGTCCGTGGCCACCGGTGACCGGATCCTGATGGCCCGCCCGCCCTCGGAGCAGGTGGCCCAGTACGTGGACCAGCTCAAGGAGCGCATCGAGCTGGTGAAGAACACGCCGCCGACGAAGGGGGCGGACAACATGCTCGTGATCGTGGGCGACGGGCGGAAGGTGGCGCTGGACGCGCGCCTGGTCGGCATGGACGCGGACCCGGACGGTGGACGTGTGGGCGCGGTGGCCGAGCAGATCATGACGATCCACGAGCGCACCAAGGACACCGAGTACCGGCTGCCCAACGGGGAGGTCTCCGAGACCACCGGGGCTCTGCAGATCGTGTTCTGCGACCAGTCCACGCCCACCGAGGACGGGTCCTGGAACGTGTACGACCAGCTGCGCGAGGACCTGGCCGCGCGCGGGATGGACCCGGAGAAGGTGGCGTTCATCCACGAGGCCAAGACGGACGAGGCCCGGGCGGCCTTGTTCGAGAAGTGCCGGGACGGGCGGGTGAACGTGATCATCGGCTCGACCCAGAAGATGGGCACGGGCACGAACATCCAGACCCGCGCGATCGCCCTGCACCACATGGACGTGCCCTGGCGCCCGGCGGACCTGGAGCAGCGCGAGGGCCGGATCATCCGGCAGGGCAACCAGAATCCCGAGGTGTCGATCTACGCCTGGGCCACCGAGCAGACCTTCGACGTCTACAGCTGGGACATGATCGCCCGCAAGGCCACGTTCATCGCCCAGGTGAAGGCCGGTCAGCTCAACGGGCGAACCATGGAGGACGTGGTGGCCGGGCTGGAGGTCAGCGGCGCCTCGGCCGCGGCGGTGCTCTCCGGGGACCCGCGCATCGAGCAGCTGGCCACGCTGAGCATGGACGTGGAGCAGCTGACCCGCGCGCAGAGCGCGTGGTCCCAGCAGCGAGCCACCCAGCGGGTCGAGCTGGGCCGGTACGAGGCCCGGCAGGCGTTCCTGGCCGGACGGCAGGACGCCCTGATCGGGCTGGCCGCGCAGGTGAGCCCTACCGGAGGGGATGCGTTCGCGTTCACGACGACGGACGGACAGACGATCCGCAACCGTGGGGAGGCCGGGGAAGTCCTGGTGGCCGAGCTGCGCCGGCAGGCGGCGCGCACGGACCGAACCGACTTCCTGGACGCGACCGACCCGGAGCCGTTGGGCACCCTCGGCGGTGTCCAGGTGGGCACGGTCCGGCACGCCTCGCAGGTGTACCTGGTGCCGATGCAGGCCCCGAGCGTGCGCCGGGCCTGGTCCACGGCCCAGGTGCTCGGCGGGGACGTCTCGGCGCAGGGCTCGATCATCTCGGCGGAGAACTTCGTGGCCGAACTGCCGAACCAGCTGGTCAAGGACAAGCGCGAGCTGGACCAGTTGGCCGAGACCATCCCCGCCATGCAGGAGGGGCTGTCCGAGAGCCGGTTCCAGCAAGCCGACGAACTGGTCGCCAAGCAGCGTGAGCTCGCGGCGCTGGAGGCTGAGATGCGGGACGACGTGGACGAGTCCCTGCGCCCGGCCGTGCTCGAGTACACCGCGGAGCAGCTGAACGAGCGTGGCCTGCTCGGTCACCACACCGTCCCGCGTGAGGGCGATGTGTGGGAGTACAACAAGGCGTTCTACATCGTGGGGTACACGGACAAGTCCGTGGGCGTCCACCAGCGTCAGCTGTGGGCCTGGCCCGTGGACGGAGACCCCAAGGACGCCATCGCGGCCTCCCGAATCCAGGCCACGGGGCGGATGGTCATCCGGCGGGAGTCGGGCCTGAACGAGATCGAGCAGCGAGCCATGCAGGCCGACCTCGACCGAGACCGGATCGTGCCGAACCCAGGTATGGCGAAGGGGTACGACGGGGAGGTGCTGCGCGAGCACCAGGACCGGACCGTGCGACAAGGCCGGCTCGACGCCGAGGGGAACATGATCGAGTCCTCCACCGGGGCGCTGATCCGCGACGAGGAGTTCGTGCGGTTCGGGTCTCCGGTGATCCTGATCGACGCGACCAGCCCGGAGTCGGAGCAGGCTCGTCGGGATGCGATCGCAGAGCAGGCGTACACGCGCTGGCCGGACGAGCTGATCCCCGGTCAGGTGCTCCAGGAGGACATCGACGGGTTCGGGTACGCCGGGGACATCGTGCGGATGCGCCCGGGGTACGGGGAGCGGCGGGTGGCCGTGTCCCCGGACACCGGGGCCGCGCGTGAGCGGATGAGCGGGTCGGCGGCGGCCGGCACCCGACGGTGGCAGGTGGCCGACGCCGTCCAGCTCTCGGACGCCGAGCGCGAGAGGCTGTGGGGGGCCAAGACGCGCAGCGTGCAGGTCGGAGACCTGCGGCCAGGGGATACGGTCATGGCCACGGACGTGGACACCTCGGCCACGGCCAAGGTGCCCGTGACCATCCTGAAGACCGGCTCCGGCGGCAACCGGAACATCGTGTACGCCGACCAGGGCGGGGCCAAGCAGGAGTGCCGCCGCCGGGAGACGACGATAGTGACGGTGCTGGGCCGGACACGCGGGGCGCTGGAGCTGCCGGAACTGGCCACGCTGGCCGCCGAGGCCGGTCAGCCGGTCAAGGCGTGTCCGGCCAGGCAGATCAGTCCGGACAGCCAGTGGGTTGGCCGGACACTGGCCGTGGACACGACGGTGGACAGGGTGGCCACCGAGCGCGCAGCCGACGGGCTGAAGGTCGGGACGGTCATCGCCCAGGACTCCCGGACCATCGGGTCTCCGTATAGCGGTACGGAGGAAGTGGCCGTGCTGACTCTCAAGGACGAGGCGGGCGGGCAGTTCCAGGTCACCTCCCGCGACGCCGGCCACGTGTGGGAGTACGAGGGGAAGCTGGACGTGGAGAAGGTGTTCGGTGCTCGCCCGCTGGAGGGCTCGGTGCCCGATGCCGCGCCGGGACCTGAGACGGTCGGGGTGACAGGCGAGGCCCCGGCAAAGCAGGTGCCCACCGCCCCACCGGCGGCGGGCAAGGCCCCCGCCCTGGGCCGGGACGGGCTGGACTGGATGGGCATGGGTCCCGCGGGCCAGCCGGGCCTCGGGGTGGACCCGACGCGTCCGCCGCAAACGGGGGTGGACGGTCCCGGCTTGTGAGTCGAAGCCGGTAGTGGAACGCGGCCCCGGAGCTTCATGCTCCGGGGCCGCCCGCTGAGTGGGTGGCTAGAGGTCGGGGCCTTCAGGGCGATCCGGGCTGTGATGCTCGGCGCCGACGTCGACGGTGTGGTTGGCGGCGGGGGGAAGGTCGAGGACGCGCGCCAGGTGCAGCTGGTTGTCGGTCAGGGCGGCGATCCTGGCCTCGTCCTCTCCCGAGCCGGTGAGCGCGTCCAGGGCGCGCCGGTAGTGGTGCGCGGTGGCGTCGTTGGCCGTGGGGGGTCGGCCCAACACGCTGGCGGTGTGCTCGGTCTGGTTCGACACCGCCCGCCACAGCAGCACGGCGCGCAGGGTCGTCTCCGACTCGTCCCAGCCGGCCATGTGCTCTGCCCACGCCGGAGGATCTGCCCGGATGGTCGCGGCCTGGTGCGTGAGCTCGGTGTGCAAGTGCTCGTGGACTTCCGCGACGGCGGCCGCGCGGGTGCCCTCCGCCGGGTCCTGGGCGGGCCGGTCCAGGGGTGAGGGCGGCAGGAGGCTCTGGCACTGGCCGATCACGTCCTGGGGGGTCTGCGCCTGGTCGAGTTCGCCGGAGAAGGTGCGGGCGGGGTCGGCCTTGACCATCCGGTTCCAGGTCTCGGCCGCGCGCATGGCGGCGTTCGTGGCGGGGTCGGGGAAGGCGCGGTCGATCCAGGCGCTGGTGCGCTCGGCGCGGGCGGCCCAGTCCAGGAACTCGTACTCGTGGACCAGCCGTCCCAGGTCGTTGGCCCAGGCCCGCTCGCCGGCCTGGACCTCGTGGGCGGAGCGTTCGGCGGTGGAGTGATCCAGCACGGCCTTCAGCGCGCCCACGGGGGTCTGGGCGCCGGGGGTGCGGTGCAGCAGTCCCCACTCGTCGGGGGAGGCGTGGTCGTCGGGCTCGAGGTCTACGTAGGCGTGGTTGGCCATGCGGCCTCGGGTCATGGCCACGTAGAACAGCTCGCGGGACTGGCCGACCTCGACCACGGTGTGGCCGGTGTCCACGGTGACGCCCTGGGATCGGTGCGCGGTGGTGGCGTAGCCCAGCTCCGTGGAGGAGGCCAGGTAGTCCGGGTCCAGGATCACGGTGCCGCCGGTGGAGTCCACGATGGCCTCGGCCGAGCCGTCGGGGTTGATCCCGGTCAGGGTCAGGCGAGTGCCGTTGGCGATGAACGCGCCGGTGGAGTCGCGCAACGAGCGGTCGTTGCGGCGGGCCAGCAGTTCGTCTCCGACGCCGGCGGCGACGTCGGCGCGCAGGGTGACGGTGGTCTCCACGTCCACCAGGCCAGCGGTCACCAGGTCGGCCTGGGCGCGGGCGTTCAGGTCGGCCACGGTCGCGTTGTCCGAGGCGATCAGGATCGTGGACAAGCCCTCACGCTTGTCGGCCAGCCAGGCGGCGTAGGCGGTGTCCGCGGCGTCGGTCTCGGGGTCTCCGTGCAGGCGCCCGGCCGCCTCGTACTGCTCCAGCACGTCGTGGTCGCCCTCGCGCAGTTGCAGGGAGGCGCTGCGCTCCCACTCGTTGCGGAAGCGCCACACCTGATCCAGGCGTGCGACCTCCACGTCCTCGGCGCGGTCCATCCAGCCCAGGAAGCCGCCGGCCTCGACGGCCTCGAGCTGGGCAGGATCGCCCACGAGCAGCACCTTGGCCCCGGCGGTCTCGGCCTGCCGGGCCAGTTCGGCCATCTGGGCGGTGGCCACCATGGAGGCCTCGTCCACGATCAGCAGCTGTCCGGGGTGCAGGGTGAACCGGGCCTGGATCGCGTGCTGTTCGGCCAGGCGCGCGGTCATGGCCTCGATCTGCCGGGTCCGGGCGTCGGAGGCGGGGGAGTCCCAGAGCTGGGCCAGGCGGTCCTGGAGGCCGGCCACGCGTTGCGCGCGGGCGGCCGCGCCGTCCCCGACGGACTCCCACAGCCACTTGGCCGTGTTCTCCGTGGCCACGCCGAGCTCGTCGGCCAGCACGCCGGCGGCCACGGCCGAGGGAGCCAGCCCGACCACGGAGCCCTGGCCGTGCTGGGCGTGCCACAGCTGCGCGACGGCGGCCATGGTGGTGGTCTTGCCCGTGCCGGCCGGACCGATGATCGCGTCGATCCCGGACGGGGAGGCCAGGACATGGGCGGTGGCCGCCGCCTGGTCGGCCGAGAGGCGGTGGCCGTCCTTGGTGGTCACCTCGGCCACCTGTCCGGACAGGGTGTCCGGGTCGATGACCGGGGCGTCGGCGGAGCGGACACGGCCCATCAGGTAGGCCTCGTCCTCAATGACCTGCCTGGTGCTCCAGGTGCCGGCCACACGCTTGTGGTCCAGACCGGAGCGGCCAGCCGGGGCGGACAGCACGGGGTCGAACTCCGCTGGGGCGCTCATCCTGTCCGGGGTCAGGGACACGGCCTTGGCCAGGGCGGTGTCCACGAGCTCGTCGGCCGCGGCGTGCCGGTCCTCGGCGGTGTCGAACCGTACAAGGGCCAGCACGCGCTCGGCCGAGGCCAGCACGTTGGCCCGGGTGAAGGTGGTCCGGCGCACGGAGGCGTCGGTGAGCACCCACACGGCCATGGCCTCGCGGGCCTGGTCGGTGAGCTGGTCAGCGGTCACGGTGCGCCGGTCATGGCCGACGGCGGCGGCCACGATGACCGCCGGGTCGTGGCCACCGGCCAGCGCACGGTCACGCCAGCCGACCATCTTCTCGGCCAGGGTTTCGGTGGACTCCTTCTTCGGTGTCCGGGTCTCCAGGGTGGCCTGCTGGCGCAGCTTGAGCACGACCGCCGCCGGGGCGGTGCGTCCGTGGGCGGCCTCCCACTGGGCGATGAGCTCGTCCTTGCGGGCCTGGATCAGTCGGGAGCGGGTGGAGAACTCCTCGATCAGACTGTCCGGCACGCCGGCCAGCTCCACGCGGTGGCCACCGTGGCCGGCCACGGTGGCCTGCTCGAGCTCCTGACCGGACAGCACCTGCTCCAGGGCGGCGGTGATGGCCGGGTCGCGGGACTCGGCCAGGGCGCCGACCTGGCCGTGGAGCCGGTCGTAGAGCAGCGCGTTGTACTTCTCGGAGATGGCCACGACGTGGCGGTGCAGGGTGTAGCTGTCCAGGGTGGCCCACTGCCCGTCCATGAGGCGCTGGACCCGGTTGGAGATCACGACGTG belongs to Micrococcus sp. 2A and includes:
- the mobF gene encoding MobF family relaxase; this encodes MTVSISKMSIDYYLDSVATGDRSVSADGAATARRDLTAYYTEAKAPPGTWLGRGLAGTSLTAGQQVAKADAVSVYELAKDPDTGTALGRSPIREVAAPEGATTPAGRTAKATRKPVAGFDLTFSVPKSVSTLWAISGPAMQGQIQAAHQQAMAEALAWVEDNVLQSRAGHGGVAHVPVTGLVASAFDHWDSRAGDPQLHTHVVISNRVQRLMDGQWATLDSYTLHRHVVAISEKYNALLYDRLHGQVGALAESRDPAITAALEQVLSGQELEQATVAGHGGHRVELAGVPDSLIEEFSTRSRLIQARKDELIAQWEAAHGRTAPAAVVLKLRQQATLETRTPKKESTETLAEKMVGWRDRALAGGHDPAVIVAAAVGHDRRTVTADQLTDQAREAMAVWVLTDASVRRTTFTRANVLASAERVLALVRFDTAEDRHAAADELVDTALAKAVSLTPDRMSAPAEFDPVLSAPAGRSGLDHKRVAGTWSTRQVIEDEAYLMGRVRSADAPVIDPDTLSGQVAEVTTKDGHRLSADQAAATAHVLASPSGIDAIIGPAGTGKTTTMAAVAQLWHAQHGQGSVVGLAPSAVAAGVLADELGVATENTAKWLWESVGDGAAARAQRVAGLQDRLAQLWDSPASDARTRQIEAMTARLAEQHAIQARFTLHPGQLLIVDEASMVATAQMAELARQAETAGAKVLLVGDPAQLEAVEAGGFLGWMDRAEDVEVARLDQVWRFRNEWERSASLQLREGDHDVLEQYEAAGRLHGDPETDAADTAYAAWLADKREGLSTILIASDNATVADLNARAQADLVTAGLVDVETTVTLRADVAAGVGDELLARRNDRSLRDSTGAFIANGTRLTLTGINPDGSAEAIVDSTGGTVILDPDYLASSTELGYATTAHRSQGVTVDTGHTVVEVGQSRELFYVAMTRGRMANHAYVDLEPDDHASPDEWGLLHRTPGAQTPVGALKAVLDHSTAERSAHEVQAGERAWANDLGRLVHEYEFLDWAARAERTSAWIDRAFPDPATNAAMRAAETWNRMVKADPARTFSGELDQAQTPQDVIGQCQSLLPPSPLDRPAQDPAEGTRAAAVAEVHEHLHTELTHQAATIRADPPAWAEHMAGWDESETTLRAVLLWRAVSNQTEHTASVLGRPPTANDATAHHYRRALDALTGSGEDEARIAALTDNQLHLARVLDLPPAANHTVDVGAEHHSPDRPEGPDL